A region of Huiozyma naganishii CBS 8797 chromosome 12, complete genome DNA encodes the following proteins:
- the ICP55 gene encoding aminopeptidase (similar to Saccharomyces cerevisiae YER078C; ancestral locus Anc_7.268): MLSRRLLPLVYRSSATATVGRLLHTGTVTLQNNSRIFFNRERLLHEAGQPIHETRPNLIKSGDLTLGITAIEYHTRRAQLISQVPKGSCIIIPSGTVKFASGAVFYPFQQDNDFYYLSGWNEPNSLIVLEKTSDSEFQFTMFVPPKDNFAEKWEGFRTGVDGAMEIFNVDKAFSINSVDHMLPKILKRCSNIWFDEQNPNLNAKVKKLIDANCNPLKVVKNHKRLLAQLRKIKSPAELNVMRRAGQISGRSYNQAFAKRFRNERSLASFLEYKFISGGCDKNAYIPVVATGSNALCIHYTRNDDIMYEDEMVLVDAAGSLGGYRSDISRTWPVSGTFTQPQRDMYQAVLNVQRRCIELCKESNGLSLNDIHEKSIEYMKQEIRNLGMSNASNWDVERLYPHYIGHNLGLDVHDVPEVSRRELLKQGQVITIEPGLYIPDDASFPAHFRNLGIRIEDDIAVGKETYTNLTVEAVKEIDDLENIMSNGKTLTPFEDDVVSPLALE; this comes from the coding sequence ATGTTATCGAGAAGGCTATTGCCATTAGTGTATCGGAGCAGTGCCACTGCTACCGTCGGGAGACTGTTGCATACTGGGACCGTTACATTACAGAACAACTCGAGgatatttttcaacagagagagaCTACTGCACGAAGCTGGGCAACCAATCCATGAGACAAGACCAAACTTGATTAAAAGTGGGGACCTCACTCTTGGGATAACCGCGATAGAGTACCACACACGCCGTGCCCAATTGATAAGTCAAGTACCAAAAGGTTCATGCATTATTATCCCGAGTGGCACGGTTAAATTTGCGTCAGGGGCAGTGTTCTACCCGTTCCAGCAGGATAACGACTTCTACTACTTGTCAGGTTGGAATGAGCCAAATTCATTGATTGTCCTGGAGAAGACTAGCGATTCTGAGTTTCAATTCACGATGTTTGTTCCGCCAAAGGACAATTTTGCAGAGAAATGGGAAGGGTTTAGAACCGGTGTAGATGGCGCCATGGAAATCTTCAATGTGGATAAAGCATTCAGTATCAACTCAGTGGACCATATGCTTCCAAAGATTCTGAAGAGATGCTCCAATATTTGGTTCGATGAACAGAATCCAAATTTGAATGCCAAGGTAAAGAAACTTATTGATGCCAATTGTAACCCTCTGAAAGTAGTCAAAAACCACAAACGGCTGCTGGCACAGCTGAGAAAGATTAAGTCGCCCGCGGAGTTGAATGTTATGAGAAGGGCTGGCCAGATTTCGGGAAGGTCGTACAACCAGGCATTTGCTAAGAGATTCCGTAACGAACGGTCTCTGGCCTCCTTCCTGGAATACAAGTTTATCAGTGGTGGGTGCGACAAGAACGCTTACATCCCTGTTGTTGCCACGGGGTCCAACGCATTGTGTATCCATTACACTAGAAACGACGACATAATGTACGAGGACGAAATGGTGCTTGTGGACGCAGCAGGGTCCCTTGGCGGTTACCGTTCCGATATATCTAGAACGTGGCCCGTTAGCGGGACATTTACACAGCCACAGCGAGACATGTACCAGGCGGTTTTGAATGTACAGAGAAGATGCATCGAACTGTGCAAGGAGTCGAACGGACTGTCTTTAAATGACATACACGAGAAAAGTATTGAGTACATGAAACAAGAGATCAGGAATCTGGGTATGTCCAACGCCAGCAATTGGGACGTTGAAAGGTTGTATCCACATTACATTGGTCACAATTTGGGACTGGATGTCCACGATGTCCCAGAGGTATCCCGGAGAGAACTGCTGAAGCAGGGCCAAGTAATCACCATTGAACCGGGACTGTACATCCCTGATGACGCAAGTTTTCCAGCTCATTTCAGAAACCTCGGTATAAGGATAGAAGATGATATCGCCGTGGGCAAAGAAACATACACCAACTTGACCGTAGAGGCTGTCAAGGAAATCGACGATCTGGAAAACATTATGTCCAACGGCAAAACGCTGACACCATTCGAGGACGACGTCGTGTCTCCCCTGGCTCTTGAATGA
- the MRX1 gene encoding Mrx1p (similar to Saccharomyces cerevisiae YER077C; ancestral locus Anc_7.266), with protein MSESVRIRQFAYTVRFLSTSRLLLGSQLKLKLDKLNRYNLIINKTPKELKRVEEKKRIKLKKLQKKAYPKYKAEQVLRNLRETEFSEQDTGKIEFGPTTNKDLKYLSQTSDKRLLYAILGITGEQLRDSKLVYNDVKKFLQRDQIEKALFLTKLAKGKGLAAMNLIMEHYLKKMHSPNSALELYNWRKKSKVPVNEYTHTILFDGIAKQPDLVSAKVGFKVSKIAERLMETGCLNQIEFNAALGALSNCEDPSFALKLFNSAQGNPEAKHLRNSAITFMWLARCCNQIKDDTLFADVVKNIVLSVPRRCCDERLMIEICKIYLSRTQNKNIQLEGLVGFHKYFDIPAEVTAPNLPTETTLPGLSHWGLSTKFSTTSQVLDIYLNACFDLGLLKRGIKLANYFIQKKPAIVDMNIFHTYLRFIISEHPTNCINECLEVYQKMDTMGKRFSSKHTLVLLYEAFKKQSNKHSVNKDSVKVDTVITQLIEFIESKEAIMISDKDTKIKVYPRKTWKFVFHIFNNLNTCGKVGIEKEELLLKKFIESLKSGQFDIANIPKAEYPTEKYIELETVRLIGDIMDKLELSDIKLKLDEKLKASERKAFLRRRHLLQLKSALLKHISIFEVANTESTKIPAIELDMKHAADIAIQD; from the coding sequence ATGTCAGAATCTGTGCGAATACGCCAGTTTGCGTACACAGTCCGTTTCTTATCTACCTCTCGACTGCTTCTCGGTTCacagttgaagttgaaattggacaaaCTAAACCGATACAATCTGATTATTAACAAGACTCCTAAAGAGTTGAAACGGGtggaggaaaagaagagaatcAAGCTGAAAAAGTTACAGAAGAAAGCCTACCCCAAGTACAAGGCTGAACAAGTGCTAAGAAATTTGCGAGAAACTGAGTTCAGCGAGCAAGATACGGGTAAAATTGAGTTTGGACCGACGACCAACAAAGACCTTAAATATTTATCACAAACCAGCGATAAGCGACTACTCTATGCCATTCTCGGTATCACTGGGGAACAACTGAGAGACTCAAAGCTAGTATACAATGACGTgaaaaagtttcttcaacgggACCAGATAGAAAAGGCCCTTTTTTTAACCAAGTTAGCTAAGGGGAAAGGTCTAGCTGCTATGAACCTGATCATGGAGCActacttgaaaaaaatgcattCACCAAACTCAGCTTTGGAGCTGTacaattggaggaaaaaGTCTAAAGTCCCTGTCAACGAGTACACACATACCATCTTATTTGACGGCATCGCCAAGCAGCCTGATcttgtttctgcaaaaGTAGGTTTCAAAGTAAGCAAAATTGCCGAAAGGTTGATGGAAACAGGTTGCTTAAACCAGATCGAATTCAATGCCGCCTTGGGTGCCTTGTCGAATTGTGAAGATCCCAGTTTTGCACTAAAGCTGTTCAATTCAGCTCAGGGCAACCCTGAAGCAAAGCATTTAAGGAACAGTGCAATCACTTTCATGTGGTTGGCGCGGTGCTGTAATCAAATTAAGGATGACACACTGTTTGCTGATGTTGTAAAAAACATTGTACTGTCAGTTCCCAGACGATGTTGTGACGAGAGACTAATGATTGAAATTTGCAAAATATATTTGTCTCGAACCCAAAATAAGAACATACAACTTGAAGGTCTTGTTGGCTTTCACAAATATTTCGATATCCCAGCTGAGGTGACAGCACCCAATTTACCTACAGAGACCACTCTTCCCGGATTATCACACTGGGGACTCTCAACCAAATTCTCCACTACCAGCCAAGTGCTAGACATATATTTGAATGCTTGTTTTGATTTAGGGCTTTTGAAGCGCGGGATTAAGCTTGCGAATTATTTCATTCAGAAAAAGCCGGCAATAGTTGATATGAATATCTTCCACACCTACTTGAGATTCATAATAAGTGAACATCCAACCAACTGCATTAACGAGTGTCTTGAAGTTTACCAAAAAATGGACACCATGGGAAAGCGGTTCAGTTCAAAGCATACATTAGTTCTGCTGTATGAAGCATTTAAAAAACAGTCCAATAAACATAGTGTAAACAAAGATTCGGTAAAGGTGGATACCGTTATAACACAACTTATTGAATTTATTGAGTCAAAAGAAGCGATCATGATTTCAGATAAAGatacaaaaataaaagtttATCCCAGAAAGACATGGAAATTTGTGTTCCATATTTTTAATAATCTCAATACTTGTGGTAAAGTGGGCATTGAGAAGGAAGAACTGCTACTTAAAAAGTTCATAGAATCGTTGAAATCCGGCCAGTTCGATATTGCAAATATACCGAAAGCGGAATATCcaactgaaaaatatatcGAATTAGAAACTGTAAGATTAATCGGGGATATCATGGATAAGTTGGAACTGAGTGATATCAAGTTAAAGCTTGATGAGAAGCTGAAAGCTTCAGAACGAAAAGCGTTTCTACGCAGAAGACATCTTTTGCAGTTAAAATCTGCTCTGCTCAAACATATCTCCATATTTGAAGTAGCAAACACAGAATCAACGAAAATCCCTGCGATAGAATTGGACATGAAGCATGCTGCCGACATTGCGATTCAAGATTAG